The genomic window TCACTGTGAACCTCTGATTTCACCTGCTGCCCTGTACCTGCTAGCGTGGGGGTCAGCACTTCTATGGCAACAAGATCGTCCGTTCCCAGATTCAAGATTTTGAAGGATGTGCCGCTGTGAATTTCCATGGTCTCCCCCCCGGACAAGAGATAGTCCTCGCCCTTCAGAGAAATTGCCCCCCGACCTTTGACCACCAGAAGCTGTACGGCATTGCGAGCCGCAGGAGTAAACGTGGCATGCTGCTGAGAATACAGTACCACCTTTCTGACTCGCATGTCAGGAGCATCTTCAAGAATCCGTATGTACCCCCATTCAGGCTTTTTGTCCGGGGGCCTCTTCGCCAGAATCCTTTCATAGACCCGCAGATAGTCTGCCACCATGCGATTGACGCTGAACCGCTCCTCCACCCACCGTCTACAAGCCCTTCTGCTCAGGCCATCAATGTCGGCCAAACGCTGGACCGCTTCTTCAACGGAGGAGACCAGGAAACCTGTCTTGCCGTCAGCGATCACCTCGGGCATACTACCCCGGTTGAAAGCAACTACGGGCGTGCCGCAGGCCATAGCCTCGATCACTGAAAGGCCGAATGGTTCATTGAAGTTTATGGGATGAAGCAGGGCATAGGCGCCACCAAGCAGTTTATTCCTCTTCTCTGGTCCGGCACTGCCCACATAAATGATCTTCCTGCCGTCCAGGTGGGGCAGCACTTCACGCTCGTAGTATTTTTCATCCTGAATAATGCCGGCAATCACCAGCTTCTTATCTGTACGCCGGGCAATATCGATCGCCTCTCTGGTGCCCTTGTCATGGTGAATCCTGCCGAAAAAGAGGAGGTAGTCGCCCGGATCAGGCCTCAAGGTAAACAGCTTCAGATCGATCCCATGATGCACCGTGGCTATGTAGGTAAGATCCGGGCTCCTGTCCGCATCGCTTATGGAGACATAATAAACTTTATTGTTATATTTCTTGTATACCGGCAGGATGCCAGGAGATGAAAAACCGTGAATAGTGGAGAGTACCGGTGTCGAAGTCATCCTGGTATAGGTGAGAGGAAGATAATCGAAGTGGTTGTGAATAAGGTCGAATTGATCGCCCTGTTCAAACAACTCGGAGATGTGCAAGCACTCCCAGACCTTGGCAATAATACTCTTGTCCTCTTCGTAGCCGCGAGGGCACACACCTATGAGTCTGGCCCGGGTATGAGAGTCCCTGGTGGCAAACAGGGTTACATCCACCCCCCTTTCCACCAGTCCCTCAGTCAGAAGAGAGACAACGCTCTCCCACGGTCCATAGTGTCTGGGCGGCGTGCGCCAGGCAATGGGAGAAAGCATGGCTAGCCGCATGGTTTTTCACTCCTATGAAGCACTCTGTTTTTTGAGCCAACAAAGAAGCTCCGTCAGGCTTGCTGTGGCCAAAGCGATGCAGGTGTCAGCACCGCCGTAGTAGAGCCGCAGCGTGTCTCCTATCAGTGTCCAGCCGCAGGGAAACACTACCTTGTCAACGTCACCAAATACCTCGTAGTTTTCTTCGGGACCGAACACCCACTCATCTGAGCGAGCAATCACCT from Deltaproteobacteria bacterium includes these protein-coding regions:
- a CDS encoding glycosyltransferase, translating into MRLAMLSPIAWRTPPRHYGPWESVVSLLTEGLVERGVDVTLFATRDSHTRARLIGVCPRGYEEDKSIIAKVWECLHISELFEQGDQFDLIHNHFDYLPLTYTRMTSTPVLSTIHGFSSPGILPVYKKYNNKVYYVSISDADRSPDLTYIATVHHGIDLKLFTLRPDPGDYLLFFGRIHHDKGTREAIDIARRTDKKLVIAGIIQDEKYYEREVLPHLDGRKIIYVGSAGPEKRNKLLGGAYALLHPINFNEPFGLSVIEAMACGTPVVAFNRGSMPEVIADGKTGFLVSSVEEAVQRLADIDGLSRRACRRWVEERFSVNRMVADYLRVYERILAKRPPDKKPEWGYIRILEDAPDMRVRKVVLYSQQHATFTPAARNAVQLLVVKGRGAISLKGEDYLLSGGETMEIHSGTSFKILNLGTDDLVAIEVLTPTLAGTGQQVKSEVHSERLEFSRNQAVRT